One window of the Pseudofrankia sp. DC12 genome contains the following:
- a CDS encoding AAA family ATPase: MTETDVPAREQLREELVREEAPDRVTELVLAACAGSDRLAAVINGSAGSTTAEKDTPARPAGRTKTDAEVPAVFLRSISVRGFRGVGPTATLPLVPGPGLTVALGRNGSGKSSFAEAAEFALTGATDRAKRGALWTDGWRSLHHTAEPTRVQLELTAEGSGTLTVVHEWPAGAGLHDGTTTVHGDGKLPIPLADLGWQPLLELWRPFLAYSELSGLITDRSSSIFDRISRLLGLEDLTAAEQHLVNANKELTRELRTVRDERAALLRELSASDDPRAFAVTAALGSQMWKSWKLEDAEAIARSGGWPCSGQPAPQVALDREVLALAVVSAEVVAVEVARLRTAAQGLAGLSGTPADEARRLASLLRAGLEHQERHGDGPCPLCHAGTLDAAWRVTATAEVERLTALAAHAEATRVGATDALAAARMLVVAPPAVLSTAASSSDDEGRLAAEVLTAWERWLPLRSERDPGVLADGFERYHPPLAGALTALRAAVEGRVEARDAVWSPLAERVLAWVRAARAACAHQPIAKELDLAVQKLHAVIERLRDQKLEPYRAQHAAIWSKLRQESNVDLGPLRLEGRSTSRRVKVDVTVDGTQTQALGVMSQGELHTLGLTLFLPQATAPESPFRFLVIDDPVQAMDPSKVDGLAQVLLETAKTRQVVVFTHDDRLGDAVRRLASFEDAARLVEVVRWEGSVVTVRPVDDPAKRCLEDARSLAATPDLPDGVKRGLVPGYCKSALDAVCNDIHRRRRLAGGANHRSVEKELLEAGTAARRVALVVCNNADKPTTQVRIEITRRWDSATGETFMTLAHAGHERYTGDCKQLVRDTRELVKKLRTL, encoded by the coding sequence ATGACCGAGACGGATGTGCCGGCGCGGGAGCAGCTGCGCGAGGAGCTGGTGCGGGAAGAAGCGCCGGACCGGGTGACCGAGCTGGTGCTGGCCGCCTGCGCCGGTAGCGACCGGCTCGCCGCCGTCATCAACGGCTCCGCGGGCTCGACGACGGCGGAGAAAGACACGCCGGCCAGGCCGGCGGGCCGGACGAAGACGGACGCCGAGGTGCCGGCCGTCTTCCTGAGGTCGATCTCGGTGCGGGGCTTCCGTGGCGTCGGGCCGACGGCCACGCTGCCGCTGGTTCCCGGCCCAGGGCTCACGGTCGCGCTCGGCCGCAACGGCTCGGGCAAGTCGAGCTTCGCGGAGGCGGCCGAGTTCGCGCTCACCGGCGCGACGGACCGAGCGAAGCGTGGTGCGCTCTGGACGGACGGCTGGCGCAGCCTGCACCACACAGCCGAGCCGACGCGCGTCCAGTTGGAGCTGACGGCTGAGGGCTCCGGCACGCTGACCGTCGTGCACGAGTGGCCGGCCGGTGCTGGCCTTCACGACGGCACGACTACGGTCCACGGTGACGGCAAGCTGCCGATCCCCCTCGCGGATTTGGGCTGGCAGCCGTTGTTGGAGCTGTGGCGGCCCTTCCTCGCCTACTCCGAGCTGAGCGGCCTGATCACCGACCGGAGCAGCTCGATCTTCGACAGGATCAGCCGGCTGCTCGGCCTGGAGGACCTGACGGCAGCCGAGCAGCACCTGGTGAACGCGAACAAGGAGCTGACGCGCGAGCTCAGGACCGTTCGTGACGAACGGGCCGCGCTGCTCCGTGAACTGTCGGCAAGCGACGACCCACGCGCCTTCGCGGTCACCGCCGCGCTCGGCAGCCAGATGTGGAAGAGCTGGAAGCTTGAGGACGCCGAGGCGATCGCCCGCTCAGGCGGATGGCCCTGCTCCGGCCAGCCCGCGCCGCAGGTAGCCCTCGACCGGGAGGTGCTGGCGCTCGCCGTCGTCTCCGCGGAGGTCGTGGCCGTCGAGGTCGCCCGGTTGCGCACCGCGGCCCAAGGGCTCGCCGGACTGTCGGGAACGCCGGCCGACGAGGCCCGCCGGCTCGCGAGCCTGCTGCGCGCCGGGCTGGAACACCAGGAACGCCATGGTGACGGCCCATGCCCGCTGTGCCACGCGGGCACGCTGGATGCCGCGTGGCGGGTGACCGCCACCGCCGAGGTGGAGCGGCTGACGGCGCTCGCGGCGCACGCCGAGGCGACGCGCGTCGGCGCCACCGATGCTCTCGCCGCCGCGCGGATGCTCGTCGTCGCACCGCCAGCCGTACTGAGTACCGCCGCTTCATCGTCCGATGACGAGGGGCGACTCGCGGCCGAGGTGCTCACCGCCTGGGAACGATGGCTGCCGCTGCGCTCGGAACGAGACCCGGGCGTGCTCGCCGACGGGTTCGAGCGGTACCACCCGCCACTCGCCGGAGCCTTGACGGCGTTGCGCGCCGCCGTCGAGGGCCGGGTCGAGGCGCGGGACGCGGTCTGGAGCCCGCTGGCCGAGCGAGTGCTCGCCTGGGTGCGGGCCGCACGGGCCGCCTGTGCGCACCAGCCCATCGCGAAGGAGCTTGATCTCGCGGTCCAGAAGCTGCACGCCGTCATCGAGCGGCTGCGCGACCAGAAGCTTGAGCCCTACCGGGCCCAGCACGCGGCGATCTGGTCGAAGCTGCGGCAGGAGAGCAACGTCGACCTCGGACCGCTGCGGCTCGAAGGCCGGTCCACCTCCCGCCGGGTGAAGGTCGACGTCACCGTCGACGGCACGCAGACCCAGGCCCTCGGTGTGATGAGCCAGGGCGAGCTGCACACGCTCGGGCTCACCCTGTTCCTGCCGCAGGCGACCGCGCCCGAGAGCCCGTTCCGGTTCCTGGTCATCGACGACCCGGTGCAGGCCATGGACCCGTCCAAGGTGGACGGCCTGGCTCAGGTCCTGCTGGAGACGGCGAAGACCCGCCAGGTCGTCGTGTTCACCCACGACGACCGGCTCGGCGACGCGGTCCGCCGGCTGGCGAGCTTCGAGGACGCGGCGCGGCTGGTGGAGGTCGTCCGCTGGGAGGGCTCCGTCGTCACGGTCCGGCCGGTCGACGACCCCGCGAAGCGCTGCCTGGAGGACGCCCGTTCACTCGCCGCGACCCCCGACCTCCCGGACGGTGTGAAGCGCGGTCTCGTCCCGGGTTACTGCAAGTCGGCCCTTGACGCGGTCTGCAACGACATTCACCGCCGGCGCCGACTCGCCGGCGGGGCGAACCATCGCAGCGTCGAGAAGGAACTGCTGGAGGCGGGAACAGCAGCGAGGCGGGTCGCCCTCGTCGTCTGCAACAACGCGGACAAGCCCACGACCCAGGTTCGCATCGAGATCACGCGGCGATGGGATTCGGCGACCGGCGAAACCTTCATGACGCTGGCGCATGCCGGCCACGAGCGTTACACCGGCGACTGCAAGCAGCTGGTCAGGGACACCCGGGAACTCGTCAAGAAGCTGAGGACCCTGTGA
- a CDS encoding N-6 DNA methylase, with protein MVDHVDFDGQEELTAAAVARRVGVGRAAVSNWRRRYDDFPQPVGGGPSTPTFRWADVATWLENSGRAEQLAKAGRTETGTEALDGPTGGWTVRSGVAEQAVTSRESGDLLARVVVSLLPASVTAGVASGNGPFPPSDDLPAVLDSACAQGTLLLAVADRFDNRVRLLGQELDEGLAQSATLNLRGHPLTGPYDIRLGDSLRGNRFTELLGRAAAVVCEPPFDRPDWPADELTLDRRWEFGIPAPRDGELAWVQHCYAHLRPRGIAIVAVSPRTCVSPSGQAIREAMVRSGALRAVIALPPKMSSSGVDAYLWVLRRQHGESDGHPIVMIDLSAVPDMAEVPQQFAVWQRLYELAAASPVGAGRHRPGPSVARSVSRLRLLDGETNLLPSRYVTTRAEPSADDLARLTGQVEALYRRIGSGLPRYGAAGGGAGFSFVTLAELERAGALTIRQRGTEPRAGDVLVWPRTPSVVVASGGESIAAMASHVIELDPARLDPAFVTMFLRPEVDAVPIHKVLGVLGREDLRRCRIPRLAIDGQRRFGAEFGRLSELRDTLATLARLSATMIDHTLHGLTAGILTPDRLTARPTPTPEENL; from the coding sequence ATGGTCGACCATGTGGACTTCGACGGGCAGGAGGAGCTGACGGCTGCCGCTGTGGCGCGTCGCGTCGGCGTAGGCCGCGCCGCCGTGTCGAACTGGCGTCGGCGCTACGACGACTTCCCGCAGCCCGTCGGCGGTGGTCCCAGCACTCCGACGTTCCGGTGGGCTGACGTCGCGACCTGGCTGGAGAATTCCGGTCGCGCGGAGCAGCTGGCCAAGGCCGGCCGTACCGAGACCGGCACCGAGGCCCTCGACGGTCCCACCGGGGGCTGGACCGTGCGGTCCGGGGTGGCCGAACAGGCCGTGACCAGCCGCGAGTCCGGCGACCTGCTCGCCCGGGTAGTCGTGTCGCTGCTGCCGGCCTCGGTGACGGCCGGCGTGGCCAGTGGCAACGGCCCCTTCCCGCCGTCAGACGATCTACCGGCCGTGCTGGACTCGGCCTGCGCGCAGGGCACCCTGCTGCTCGCGGTCGCGGACCGGTTCGACAACCGGGTCCGCCTGCTCGGCCAGGAGCTCGACGAGGGGCTCGCGCAGAGCGCCACGCTCAACCTGCGCGGCCACCCGCTCACCGGGCCTTACGACATCCGGCTCGGCGACTCGCTGCGCGGCAACCGGTTCACCGAACTGCTTGGCCGGGCGGCGGCGGTGGTGTGCGAGCCGCCGTTCGACCGCCCCGACTGGCCGGCCGACGAGCTCACCCTCGACCGGCGCTGGGAGTTCGGCATCCCCGCCCCCCGGGACGGCGAGTTGGCCTGGGTGCAGCACTGCTACGCCCACCTGCGCCCGCGCGGCATCGCGATCGTGGCCGTCTCGCCGCGGACCTGCGTCTCGCCGTCCGGGCAGGCGATCAGGGAGGCGATGGTCCGCTCAGGCGCGTTGCGCGCGGTGATCGCGTTGCCGCCGAAGATGAGCTCGTCCGGCGTCGACGCCTACCTCTGGGTGCTGCGCCGGCAGCACGGTGAGTCCGACGGCCATCCCATCGTCATGATCGACCTAAGCGCCGTCCCGGACATGGCCGAGGTGCCGCAGCAGTTCGCCGTCTGGCAGCGGCTGTATGAACTCGCAGCCGCGTCGCCCGTCGGCGCTGGCCGGCACCGGCCAGGCCCGTCGGTGGCCCGGTCGGTCTCTCGACTGAGGCTCCTCGACGGTGAGACGAACCTGCTGCCATCGAGATATGTGACCACCCGCGCGGAGCCGAGTGCTGACGACCTCGCTCGCCTCACCGGCCAGGTCGAGGCGCTCTACAGGCGGATCGGTTCGGGCCTCCCGCGGTATGGGGCTGCGGGCGGAGGCGCTGGGTTCTCCTTCGTAACCCTGGCCGAGCTGGAACGCGCCGGGGCGCTGACCATCCGCCAGCGAGGCACCGAGCCTCGGGCGGGCGATGTCCTCGTCTGGCCGCGTACCCCGAGCGTTGTCGTCGCCTCCGGTGGCGAGAGCATCGCCGCGATGGCGAGCCACGTCATCGAACTGGACCCGGCCCGGCTCGACCCGGCGTTCGTGACCATGTTCCTGCGGCCCGAGGTGGACGCCGTGCCGATTCACAAGGTGCTCGGGGTGCTCGGTCGCGAGGACCTGCGTCGCTGCCGGATTCCGCGGCTGGCGATCGACGGGCAGCGCCGCTTTGGTGCCGAGTTCGGGCGGCTCTCCGAGCTGCGGGACACCCTGGCGACGCTCGCCAGACTGAGTGCCACCATGATCGACCACACGCTGCACGGGCTGACGGCCGGGATTCTGACCCCCGACCGGCTGACCGCTCGACCCACGCCGACGCCAGAGGAGAACCTGTGA